A genomic segment from Leptospira yasudae encodes:
- a CDS encoding multicopper oxidase domain-containing protein — protein sequence MGIGGAGLAAGAGLSSIGDEDGNGGLLCKVRPGIVGVNKESTIPGNPGNNSYGSMVHPPFHTNPAFLNRMELKNHEVSSGPILKQHLSIVEMPLTVAHNTVVKAWTFNGIVPGPVVRAKLGQKMEITLRNDSEHPHSIHFHGSHDPNEDGWEPIVTGGEKTYKITAGPIGFHPYHCHVPPLASHMAKGLYGGLIVDPPGGRPPAHEFMLILSGWDLADKGRNDIFSWNGMSGFYDRYPIKVPVGQKVRLYIANLCEYEPVASFHLHAQTFDVFRTGTRLVPDDHTDVVTLGQTERVIVEFTLPKRGRYMFHPHQTKMAENGAMGWIVAV from the coding sequence ATGGGGATCGGCGGAGCCGGTTTGGCCGCGGGCGCCGGACTCAGTTCGATCGGAGACGAGGATGGAAACGGGGGACTTCTTTGTAAGGTTCGCCCCGGAATCGTGGGTGTGAATAAGGAATCCACGATTCCCGGAAATCCAGGCAACAACTCGTATGGGAGCATGGTGCATCCTCCCTTTCATACCAATCCCGCTTTTTTGAATCGGATGGAATTGAAGAATCACGAAGTTTCTTCGGGTCCGATTTTGAAACAACATTTGAGCATCGTAGAAATGCCTTTGACGGTCGCGCACAACACGGTCGTCAAGGCTTGGACTTTCAACGGAATCGTTCCGGGGCCCGTCGTTCGAGCCAAGCTCGGACAAAAAATGGAGATCACTCTTCGAAACGATTCCGAACATCCTCATTCGATTCACTTTCACGGAAGTCATGATCCGAACGAAGACGGTTGGGAACCGATCGTTACTGGCGGCGAAAAAACATACAAAATCACCGCGGGGCCGATCGGATTTCATCCGTATCACTGTCACGTTCCTCCTCTTGCGAGTCATATGGCAAAGGGTTTGTACGGCGGTTTGATCGTGGATCCTCCCGGCGGACGTCCTCCCGCACACGAATTTATGCTGATTCTTTCCGGTTGGGATCTTGCGGATAAGGGGAGAAACGATATCTTCTCTTGGAACGGAATGTCCGGTTTTTACGATCGATATCCGATCAAAGTTCCCGTTGGTCAAAAGGTGCGATTGTATATCGCGAACCTATGCGAATACGAACCAGTCGCTTCGTTTCATCTGCACGCGCAAACGTTCGACGTATTTCGGACCGGAACCAGACTGGTCCCGGACGATCATACGGACGTCGTTACGCTCGGACAAACCGAACGGGTCATCGTGGAATTTACTCTTCCGAAACGGGGGAGATATATGTTTCATCCGCATCAGACAAAGATGGCGGAAAACGGCGCTATGGGATGGATCGTCGCGGTCTAA
- a CDS encoding aldo/keto reductase, with translation MNFPELVLGTVQFGLKYGVSNRQGKVDEAEAEKILDLSFANGIRVLDTAIAYGDSESILGKLNQGRFEVVTKLPSIPKNCSSPGSWTTDSIKESFERLRIQKLKGLLLHDPSILSSQFGREVYSRIRDFIDEGKIEKFGISIYSYRDLELIPDFVSYDIIQTPMNVFDRKFLTSGWLEKMNTDGILIQVRSIFLQGLLLMESSNRPQYFFPWNKHLEQWDKWLQDNKIEPLEACIKYIQSIQGISQIVFGVESVFHLREILSFCQKKNEILFPNYLASEDEGLINPSLWKLT, from the coding sequence ATGAACTTTCCCGAATTGGTTTTAGGTACTGTACAGTTTGGTTTAAAATACGGAGTTTCCAATCGACAGGGTAAGGTTGATGAAGCAGAAGCTGAAAAAATCTTAGACCTTTCTTTTGCAAATGGTATTCGAGTGTTGGATACAGCAATCGCCTATGGCGATAGTGAATCCATATTAGGCAAATTGAATCAGGGGCGCTTTGAGGTTGTGACAAAGCTTCCTTCGATTCCAAAGAATTGTTCGTCTCCAGGAAGTTGGACCACGGATTCTATTAAAGAATCTTTTGAACGTCTGAGAATCCAGAAATTAAAAGGACTTCTTCTTCATGATCCGTCCATTTTGTCCTCTCAATTCGGTAGAGAAGTATATTCAAGAATTCGTGATTTTATCGACGAAGGAAAGATCGAAAAATTTGGGATTTCGATCTATTCCTATAGAGACCTTGAATTAATTCCGGATTTCGTAAGCTACGATATTATTCAGACGCCAATGAACGTATTCGATCGAAAATTTTTGACAAGTGGCTGGCTGGAAAAAATGAACACGGATGGAATTCTCATCCAAGTGCGATCGATTTTCTTGCAAGGTTTGTTATTGATGGAATCTTCGAACAGGCCACAGTATTTTTTTCCCTGGAACAAGCACTTAGAGCAATGGGATAAATGGCTCCAGGATAATAAGATCGAACCATTGGAGGCATGTATCAAATACATCCAATCAATTCAAGGTATTTCGCAAATTGTCTTCGGCGTCGAGTCCGTTTTTCATCTGCGCGAAATTCTATCCTTTTGTCAAAAAAAGAACGAGATACTTTTCCCAAATTACCTTGCCTCAGAGGATGAAGGACTAATAAATCCATCCCTTTGGAAGCTAACATGA
- a CDS encoding GDP-L-fucose synthase family protein — protein sequence MDKNAKIYIAGHRGLVGSAIERVLRSEGYQNIIGKSHDELDLTEQSKVNEFFETHKPEYVFLAAAKVGGIHANNTYPAEFIFSNLQIQNNIIDACYRFQTKKLVFLGSSCIYPKFAQQPMDEGQLLDGKLEPTNEPYAVAKIAGIVMCQSYNRQYGTNFISVMPTNLYGPGDNYHPENSHVLPALIRRFYEAKMQNLPEVVVWGTGKPLREFLYSDDMARACVFLMKNYDVDGDPKGGEHVNVGSGIEVSIRELAETVKDVVGYQGLLTFDLTKPDGTPRKLLDVSKLHKMGWKHQVELREGIRLAFEDFLGSGKL from the coding sequence ATGGATAAGAACGCAAAGATTTACATCGCCGGTCATAGGGGTCTTGTCGGCTCCGCGATCGAACGGGTTTTGAGAAGCGAAGGTTACCAGAATATCATCGGTAAGTCGCATGACGAATTAGATCTTACAGAACAATCGAAGGTGAACGAGTTCTTTGAAACTCACAAACCGGAATACGTGTTTCTTGCCGCGGCAAAAGTGGGAGGAATTCACGCAAACAATACGTATCCCGCAGAATTCATTTTTTCAAATCTTCAAATTCAGAACAACATCATCGACGCTTGTTATCGTTTTCAAACGAAGAAGCTCGTCTTCTTGGGTTCTTCCTGCATTTATCCTAAGTTCGCACAACAACCGATGGACGAAGGTCAGTTGCTCGACGGTAAACTCGAACCGACGAACGAACCGTATGCGGTCGCTAAGATTGCAGGAATCGTAATGTGTCAGAGTTACAATCGTCAATACGGTACGAACTTTATTTCCGTTATGCCCACCAATCTCTACGGTCCGGGCGATAACTATCATCCCGAAAATTCCCACGTTCTTCCCGCTTTGATCCGCAGATTTTACGAAGCTAAGATGCAGAATCTTCCCGAGGTCGTCGTTTGGGGAACCGGTAAACCCTTAAGAGAATTCTTATATTCCGACGACATGGCCCGGGCCTGCGTATTTCTCATGAAAAATTACGACGTCGACGGAGATCCAAAAGGCGGTGAACACGTGAATGTCGGTAGCGGCATCGAAGTGAGCATACGCGAACTCGCGGAAACCGTAAAGGACGTCGTCGGTTATCAGGGACTTTTGACCTTCGATCTCACGAAACCGGACGGAACTCCGCGCAAACTTTTGGACGTTTCCAAACTTCACAAGATGGGTTGGAAACATCAGGTGGAATTGCGGGAAGGGATTCGGTTGGCGTTCGAGGATTTTTTGGGTTCAGGCAAATTATAA
- a CDS encoding PLDc N-terminal domain-containing protein, whose amino-acid sequence MEQTVIGGPGFFALLFNFYGYYFPFILYTLLAPLALADLVKREDVDAKSGSIWTGAILLVPIVGAGAYLVAGGSKVPAWLKNALVYGGVGFLALIILITSVAKF is encoded by the coding sequence ATGGAACAAACTGTCATCGGCGGCCCCGGATTCTTCGCTTTATTATTCAACTTTTACGGATACTACTTTCCGTTCATCCTCTACACTCTTCTTGCGCCTTTGGCGCTTGCGGATCTCGTAAAAAGAGAGGATGTGGACGCGAAATCCGGTTCGATCTGGACCGGAGCGATTCTTCTGGTTCCGATCGTGGGAGCCGGAGCGTATTTGGTCGCGGGAGGATCGAAGGTTCCCGCTTGGTTGAAAAATGCCCTCGTTTACGGGGGAGTGGGGTTTTTGGCGCTGATCATTCTCATCACATCGGTAGCCAAATTCTAA
- the pseC gene encoding UDP-4-amino-4,6-dideoxy-N-acetyl-beta-L-altrosamine transaminase, with translation MIPYGRQAISQADIDLVVQVLKSDFLTQGPMVPQFESVVAKNCNVKHGIAVNSATSALHIACLALGVGPDDIVWTSPNSFVASANCALYCGAVVDFVDIDEKTYNLSVSKLEEKLEQAEKLGKLPKLVIPVHFAGQAAEMESIHMLSKKYGFKIIEDASHAIGGKYKGEPIGNCKYSDITVFSFHPVKIITTGEGGMALTNNEELYSKMYRLRSHGITRDIAQMTSDPDGPWYYEQLELGFNYRMPDILAALGVSQHNRLQEFITKRHALAKRYNEILANKPVELPWQHPDSYSSFHLYVIQLDLDELKHTQTQIFERFRNAGILANLHYIPIYRQPYYQKMGFKREDFPNMEKYYGRAVTLPLFPDLTEAQQDEIVNRLMTPMGHQTLF, from the coding sequence ATGATACCGTACGGAAGACAAGCGATTTCACAAGCAGATATCGATCTGGTGGTTCAAGTTTTAAAGAGCGACTTCTTAACGCAAGGACCTATGGTCCCTCAATTCGAATCGGTTGTCGCAAAAAATTGCAATGTAAAGCATGGAATTGCGGTAAATAGCGCGACCTCAGCTCTTCACATTGCGTGTTTAGCCCTTGGAGTTGGTCCGGACGATATTGTTTGGACAAGTCCGAACAGCTTTGTGGCGAGCGCGAACTGCGCCCTTTATTGCGGAGCCGTGGTAGATTTCGTAGATATCGATGAAAAGACTTATAATCTTTCTGTTTCCAAGTTGGAAGAAAAATTGGAGCAAGCTGAAAAGCTTGGTAAACTTCCCAAATTGGTCATTCCAGTTCATTTCGCCGGTCAAGCCGCCGAAATGGAAAGCATTCATATGCTTTCGAAAAAATATGGATTCAAAATTATTGAGGATGCCTCACACGCGATCGGAGGAAAATATAAGGGTGAACCTATCGGAAATTGTAAGTACAGTGATATAACGGTTTTTAGTTTTCATCCAGTTAAAATTATCACAACGGGTGAAGGTGGAATGGCTCTCACAAATAACGAAGAGCTATATTCTAAAATGTATAGATTAAGAAGTCATGGTATTACAAGAGACATCGCTCAAATGACTTCCGATCCTGACGGCCCCTGGTATTATGAGCAATTGGAATTAGGATTCAATTATAGAATGCCGGATATTCTTGCCGCTCTTGGCGTAAGTCAGCATAATAGACTACAAGAATTTATTACTAAAAGGCACGCTTTAGCAAAACGATACAATGAGATTTTAGCAAATAAACCGGTTGAACTGCCATGGCAGCATCCTGATTCATACTCTTCCTTCCATCTTTATGTAATACAATTAGATCTTGATGAATTGAAGCATACGCAAACGCAAATATTTGAAAGATTTCGAAATGCTGGAATATTGGCCAATTTACATTATATTCCAATCTATCGGCAGCCTTATTATCAAAAGATGGGATTTAAACGAGAGGATTTTCCTAATATGGAGAAATACTATGGCAGAGCCGTTACCCTGCCTTTGTTTCCGGATTTGACGGAGGCCCAGCAAGATGAAATTGTAAACCGACTTATGACGCCAATGGGGCATCAAACTTTATTTTGA
- a CDS encoding Hsp20/alpha crystallin family protein: protein MTNAVLHKENHTAEENQTSQETKKERVRILTPRVDVYSDETNIYLIADLPGVEEKDVQVQLEKDQLTISGRTSERNVPGELRYSEFRTGEYRRSFTVTESVEEDKISAVYKNGVLNLTLPRRKPLTKKIEVRSE, encoded by the coding sequence ATGACAAACGCAGTTCTGCACAAAGAAAATCATACGGCTGAGGAGAATCAAACTTCGCAGGAAACAAAAAAGGAACGAGTGAGAATTCTTACTCCGAGAGTGGATGTCTACTCCGACGAAACGAACATCTATCTGATCGCCGATCTTCCCGGAGTGGAAGAAAAGGATGTTCAAGTGCAGCTTGAAAAGGATCAGCTTACGATTTCCGGAAGAACGTCCGAAAGAAACGTTCCCGGTGAACTGAGATATTCCGAGTTCCGCACGGGCGAATACAGAAGATCGTTTACGGTAACCGAGTCCGTGGAAGAAGACAAGATCTCCGCCGTATATAAAAACGGCGTGTTGAACCTGACTCTTCCGAGAAGAAAACCTCTTACCAAAAAGATCGAGGTTCGTTCCGAATAA
- a CDS encoding plastocyanin/azurin family copper-binding protein, whose product MKKPGFEIKKLPYLTALLMVGVSLGILVSACSGEKKDEIEGFAHVLMIDNSFSPPMQKIPVGGIVEFVNSGNNPHNAIAVDKSWSTEKTFGNIVMARGSKTKVTFPKEGVFPYFCSFHATPDGKNGMVGDVVVGDVPYNPAAKAGKSWKNVAQFSGTTRKVPSQYPTIQNAVDAASPGDLILISEGVYYEEVTVTTPSITIRGVDRNKVIIDGQFQRGNGIMVVAADGVAIENMTARNASLNGFYWTGVKGYRGSYLTAHNNGDYGIYAFDSMNGVIEHAYASGSPDSGVYIGQCYPCKAILYDVVSEHNALGYSGTNSGGELYLISSVWKNNIVGLAPNTLDRELLPPERETTIIGNLVYNNNNPKAPIAALEYPSFGNGILIAGGLSNIIRKNVVIDHQNNGIVILPNLDEKFWISHNNVVQDNIVYNSGRADIALVGPMSTGNCFSGNEYRTELPAFLEKWNGCGSFLRLPMGGDLSMMLGALGLMVQASGGKFPSGNYKEQPIPGPQVNMPNGASAPVKPALTAFEDFNLDLNKIHLPKEAEEVLKTVPRKPAPTTGAITLVKPISLFPFFYHWLGFLLPFAIYICWTSMSLFDLKDRTDLDQNKKLSWILAITLIPILSPAVYLLGSGNKYPTWFKRTLVWGGIAAFFLLAAYTGLSLMNGVGTKTIS is encoded by the coding sequence ATGAAAAAACCAGGTTTCGAAATCAAAAAACTTCCCTATCTTACGGCTCTGTTAATGGTCGGAGTCTCGTTGGGAATTCTCGTTTCCGCTTGCTCCGGGGAAAAGAAGGATGAGATCGAGGGTTTCGCTCACGTATTGATGATCGATAACTCCTTTTCTCCTCCGATGCAGAAAATTCCCGTCGGTGGAATCGTCGAGTTCGTCAACTCGGGAAACAATCCGCATAACGCAATTGCTGTCGATAAGAGCTGGTCCACCGAAAAGACTTTCGGAAACATCGTGATGGCTCGCGGCTCCAAAACGAAAGTAACCTTTCCGAAAGAAGGCGTGTTTCCGTATTTCTGTTCGTTTCACGCGACTCCCGACGGTAAAAACGGAATGGTCGGAGACGTCGTCGTCGGAGACGTTCCATACAACCCTGCGGCTAAAGCGGGCAAGTCTTGGAAGAACGTTGCGCAATTTTCAGGAACCACGCGTAAGGTTCCTTCTCAATATCCTACGATTCAGAACGCGGTGGACGCTGCAAGTCCGGGAGATTTGATTCTCATCAGCGAAGGCGTTTATTACGAAGAAGTCACCGTTACGACTCCTTCGATTACGATTCGAGGCGTGGATCGGAATAAGGTCATCATCGACGGTCAGTTTCAAAGAGGAAACGGAATCATGGTCGTTGCGGCGGACGGAGTCGCGATCGAAAACATGACGGCGAGAAACGCTTCCTTGAACGGTTTTTATTGGACCGGCGTGAAAGGATATCGAGGTTCTTACCTGACCGCTCACAACAACGGCGACTACGGTATTTACGCGTTCGACTCGATGAACGGAGTCATCGAACACGCGTATGCTTCGGGTTCACCGGACTCGGGTGTGTATATCGGTCAGTGTTATCCTTGTAAGGCGATTCTTTACGACGTAGTTTCGGAACACAACGCGCTCGGTTATTCCGGAACCAACTCCGGCGGAGAACTCTATCTCATCAGTTCTGTTTGGAAGAATAACATCGTAGGTCTCGCGCCGAACACGCTCGATCGGGAACTTCTTCCTCCCGAAAGAGAAACGACCATCATCGGAAACCTGGTTTACAACAACAATAACCCGAAGGCTCCGATCGCGGCTCTGGAATATCCTTCCTTTGGAAACGGTATCCTGATCGCGGGCGGTCTTTCCAATATCATCCGCAAGAACGTGGTGATCGATCACCAAAACAACGGGATCGTGATTCTTCCCAACTTGGATGAGAAGTTTTGGATTTCGCATAACAACGTGGTGCAAGACAACATCGTCTACAACTCGGGTAGAGCGGATATCGCTCTCGTGGGTCCGATGAGTACGGGTAACTGTTTCTCGGGCAACGAATACAGAACGGAACTTCCCGCCTTCCTTGAAAAATGGAACGGTTGCGGTTCGTTCTTGAGGCTTCCGATGGGAGGAGATCTTTCGATGATGCTCGGCGCACTCGGTTTGATGGTGCAGGCTTCCGGCGGAAAATTCCCTTCCGGAAACTACAAAGAACAACCGATTCCGGGTCCTCAAGTCAATATGCCGAACGGAGCTTCCGCTCCGGTAAAACCGGCTTTGACCGCGTTTGAAGACTTCAACCTGGATTTGAACAAGATTCACCTTCCGAAAGAAGCGGAAGAAGTTTTGAAAACGGTTCCGAGAAAACCCGCGCCGACCACAGGGGCGATCACTCTCGTAAAACCGATCAGTCTCTTTCCGTTCTTCTATCACTGGTTGGGATTCTTGCTTCCGTTCGCGATTTATATCTGCTGGACTTCCATGTCTCTGTTCGATCTGAAAGACAGAACGGATTTGGATCAGAACAAAAAACTGTCCTGGATTTTGGCGATCACATTGATCCCGATCCTCAGTCCCGCGGTTTATCTGCTCGGAAGCGGCAACAAATACCCGACTTGGTTCAAACGAACCTTGGTTTGGGGAGGAATCGCGGCATTCTTCCTTTTGGCGGCTTACACCGGACTTTCTTTGATGAACGGCGTGGGAACCAAAACAATCAGTTAA
- a CDS encoding SCO family protein, producing MKERILFTSVLIFGIGLGFFGWKLWKSNLAVNQEPVLVEEWSTSVLKNTANSEVLLREIPGKLKLVYFGFSHCPDMCPRAILDMSAAVKELGEDGRNLTPVFISVDPERDSPELLAKYVKQFPGERLVALTGEKSKLDVLQNAFGAISKKVSNPQVAGGYTVDHTVFLYVLDDQSRILATFPGGTDGKTLAKDIKKFL from the coding sequence TTGAAGGAAAGAATTCTTTTTACCAGTGTTTTGATTTTCGGAATCGGACTCGGTTTTTTCGGATGGAAACTCTGGAAGTCGAACTTGGCCGTAAATCAAGAACCCGTTTTAGTGGAAGAATGGTCCACATCCGTTTTAAAGAATACCGCGAATTCCGAAGTTCTTCTGCGCGAAATTCCCGGTAAACTGAAACTCGTGTATTTCGGTTTTTCCCATTGTCCGGACATGTGTCCTCGTGCGATTTTGGATATGTCCGCCGCAGTCAAAGAACTCGGAGAAGACGGTCGGAATCTGACGCCCGTCTTTATCAGCGTGGACCCGGAACGGGATTCCCCCGAACTACTTGCAAAATACGTAAAACAGTTTCCCGGTGAAAGGCTTGTCGCATTAACGGGAGAAAAGTCCAAGCTTGATGTTTTGCAGAACGCATTCGGTGCGATTTCGAAAAAGGTGAGCAATCCGCAAGTGGCAGGGGGTTATACCGTCGATCACACCGTATTTTTATACGTGCTTGACGATCAAAGCAGAATTCTCGCTACGTTCCCCGGTGGAACGGACGGTAAAACTCTCGCAAAAGACATTAAGAAATTCTTATAG
- a CDS encoding MarR family EPS-associated transcriptional regulator has protein sequence MDDALRHKLLRILEENPEVNQREISEILGISLGKVNYCLKALMDKGWIKAKNFKNSKNKLAYAYFLTPMGIEEKARITVRYLKVKMQEYEHIRKEIEELKKEVGEE, from the coding sequence ATGGATGACGCGTTAAGACACAAACTTCTGAGAATCTTGGAAGAAAATCCCGAAGTCAATCAGAGGGAAATCTCCGAGATTTTGGGGATCAGCCTAGGCAAGGTGAACTATTGTCTTAAGGCTTTGATGGATAAGGGTTGGATCAAGGCGAAGAACTTTAAGAACAGCAAGAATAAACTCGCATACGCGTATTTTTTGACTCCTATGGGAATCGAAGAGAAGGCCCGCATCACGGTTCGTTATCTGAAAGTAAAGATGCAGGAATACGAACATATTCGGAAAGAGATCGAAGAGTTGAAGAAGGAAGTAGGGGAAGAATAG
- a CDS encoding Hsp20/alpha crystallin family protein: MNEFRIFEDLHKLQNQFSGFWDQFPARGGSAYPALNIHKGTDEVTITALIPGIDPEALQITVSGNRLDLSGEAPVNSYATANANRVERFHGKFRRALELPAEVDSEKATAEFKNGVLILSLPIRESVKPRKIQIQTK; encoded by the coding sequence ATGAACGAATTTAGAATCTTTGAAGACCTTCACAAACTGCAAAATCAGTTTTCCGGCTTTTGGGATCAGTTTCCTGCGAGAGGTGGAAGCGCCTATCCGGCCTTAAACATCCATAAAGGAACCGACGAAGTCACCATAACTGCCCTGATTCCGGGCATCGATCCGGAAGCTCTACAGATCACCGTCAGTGGAAACAGATTGGATCTCAGTGGAGAGGCTCCGGTAAATTCCTATGCGACTGCAAACGCAAACCGTGTGGAGCGGTTTCACGGAAAATTCCGAAGAGCATTGGAACTTCCGGCCGAAGTGGATTCGGAAAAAGCAACCGCTGAATTCAAAAACGGAGTTTTGATTCTTAGCCTTCCGATTCGGGAAAGCGTAAAACCGCGTAAGATTCAAATCCAGACCAAGTAA
- a CDS encoding ABC transporter ATP-binding protein, protein MTIFPKIGYINKIWFLLSERRKRKTYFMFFLIFLSMFFESFGVGIVVPLVSVLTDAKLLSDSTLFVSILNRLGNPKTEVLILYAMAAMVFVYSIRTVFLIYLAWSQSKYASEFQAELSNALFSKYLRQPYLFHLNRNSAELIRNTSTEVSSLVSMVQQGLVLGTELITLFGISILLMSMEPLGSIIVVALMSVGGGVLFFLTKKKLLELGLARQDSEAARLKHFQQGLGGVKDIKLYGREIEFLNQYKAQVERGAKVVRNYTTLLALPRLWLEYIAIIGLAGLVTGILIQGKPMSDIVVLITLFGVAAFRIMPSINRILIILQNIKFSLPTIDLVYSEMTEITNESDEHSEKSKIQFNFQIEAKNICLSFENHEVIKDLSLSIKKGTTVGFIGESGAGKSTFIDMLLGLLDPTKGEIYIDGVPISEGKRSWQNLIGYVSQSIYLTDDTLRRNIAFGLSEDQIDEGLIMNAVRLAQLETFVRNAPKGLDTVVGERGVKLSGGQRQRIGIARALYHNPSVLVLDEATSSLDLETEKGVMEAINVLHGKKTILIIAHRLSTLDNCDVIFRLEKGKLAEERVVNMTQNNK, encoded by the coding sequence ATGACAATCTTCCCAAAAATCGGCTACATTAACAAGATCTGGTTTCTTCTTTCCGAAAGGAGAAAAAGAAAAACATATTTTATGTTTTTCTTAATATTCTTAAGTATGTTTTTTGAATCGTTCGGAGTAGGGATTGTCGTTCCTTTGGTTTCAGTTTTAACGGATGCTAAACTTTTATCAGATAGTACGCTTTTTGTTTCTATTCTCAATCGCTTAGGGAATCCAAAGACTGAAGTATTGATTTTATATGCAATGGCTGCGATGGTCTTTGTGTATTCGATTCGAACGGTTTTTTTAATTTACTTAGCTTGGAGCCAGTCAAAATACGCATCTGAATTTCAAGCGGAACTTTCGAACGCTTTGTTTTCAAAGTATCTACGCCAACCATATTTGTTTCACCTCAATCGTAACTCAGCGGAATTAATACGCAATACATCAACCGAAGTGTCTAGTCTGGTTTCAATGGTTCAGCAAGGATTGGTTCTTGGAACGGAGTTAATTACTTTATTTGGAATTTCGATTTTGTTGATGAGTATGGAGCCTCTTGGATCAATCATTGTAGTGGCGTTAATGAGTGTTGGCGGTGGCGTACTTTTCTTTCTGACGAAGAAGAAATTGTTAGAATTAGGTTTAGCGAGACAGGATTCGGAGGCCGCTAGATTAAAACATTTTCAACAAGGTTTAGGAGGAGTCAAAGATATAAAATTGTATGGGCGGGAAATCGAATTTTTAAATCAATATAAGGCTCAAGTAGAGCGAGGTGCAAAAGTAGTACGAAATTATACTACGCTATTGGCATTACCTAGATTGTGGTTGGAATATATAGCGATTATCGGTCTTGCAGGATTAGTAACCGGAATATTAATTCAAGGTAAGCCGATGTCCGATATCGTCGTGTTAATTACATTGTTCGGTGTCGCAGCATTTCGGATAATGCCTTCGATCAATCGTATTCTTATTATTTTACAGAATATTAAGTTTTCACTTCCTACTATCGATTTAGTATATTCAGAGATGACCGAAATCACGAATGAATCAGATGAACATTCGGAAAAAAGTAAGATTCAGTTTAACTTTCAGATCGAAGCAAAGAACATTTGTTTGAGCTTTGAAAATCATGAAGTAATAAAGGATCTCTCTTTATCGATCAAAAAAGGAACAACCGTCGGATTCATTGGAGAAAGCGGCGCAGGAAAAAGTACCTTTATAGATATGCTTTTAGGACTTTTAGATCCGACTAAAGGAGAAATCTATATAGACGGGGTTCCTATCTCCGAAGGGAAACGAAGCTGGCAAAATCTGATCGGATATGTTTCTCAGTCCATATATTTAACGGATGATACTCTTCGCAGAAATATTGCGTTTGGCCTATCGGAGGATCAGATTGATGAAGGCTTAATTATGAATGCAGTGAGGCTTGCGCAATTAGAGACATTTGTACGAAATGCTCCTAAAGGTTTGGATACCGTCGTAGGTGAACGAGGAGTTAAACTCTCTGGAGGCCAAAGACAACGAATCGGAATTGCAAGGGCACTTTATCACAATCCATCTGTTTTAGTTTTAGATGAAGCGACGAGCTCTCTAGATTTAGAGACCGAAAAGGGCGTTATGGAAGCTATTAATGTGTTACATGGGAAAAAAACGATTCTCATTATCGCCCATCGCTTAAGCACATTAGATAATTGCGATGTTATTTTTAGATTAGAGAAAGGAAAGCTTGCGGAGGAAAGAGTTGTGAATATGACTCAAAATAATAAATGA
- a CDS encoding DMT family protein codes for MKTFLLLLCSNVFMTFAWYGHLKFFHGWSLPLTIALSWGIALFEYMLMVPANRIGYGEEGYNAFQLKILQEIITITVFIVFASFVLKEKIRWNHAVSFLLIVAAVGFAFYDISSDPQEAR; via the coding sequence ATGAAAACCTTTCTCCTTCTTCTTTGTTCGAACGTATTTATGACCTTTGCCTGGTACGGGCATTTGAAATTCTTTCACGGTTGGAGTTTGCCCCTGACGATCGCCTTAAGCTGGGGAATCGCCCTTTTCGAATACATGCTCATGGTTCCGGCCAATCGAATCGGTTACGGCGAAGAAGGATACAACGCGTTTCAATTGAAGATTCTTCAGGAAATCATTACGATCACAGTTTTTATCGTGTTCGCTTCTTTCGTTTTAAAGGAAAAAATCAGATGGAATCACGCGGTGAGTTTTCTGCTGATTGTGGCTGCCGTTGGATTCGCGTTTTACGATATATCGAGCGACCCGCAGGAAGCGAGATAG